One segment of Rosa chinensis cultivar Old Blush chromosome 6, RchiOBHm-V2, whole genome shotgun sequence DNA contains the following:
- the LOC112173022 gene encoding peptidyl-prolyl cis-trans isomerase, whose protein sequence is MAAQNPKVFFDMTIGGQPAGRIVMELYADTTPRTAENFRALCTGEKGVGRSGKPLHYKGSSFHRVIPGFMCQGGDFTAGNGTGGESIYGAKFADENFVKKHTGPGILSMANAGPGTNGSQFFVCTAKTEWLDGKHVVFGQVVEGLDVVKNIEKVGSSSGRTAKPVVVADCGQLS, encoded by the coding sequence ATGGCCGCTCAAAACCCTAAGGTGTTCTTCGACATGACGATCGGGGGCCAGCCGGCCGGCCGCATCGTCATGGAGCTCTACGCCGACACCACCCCCCGCACCGCCGAGAACTTCCGTGCTCTCTGCACCGGCGAGAAGGGCGTCGGCCGCTCCGGCAAGCCCCTCCACTACAAGGGATCGTCCTTCCACCGTGTGATCCCCGGCTTCATGTGCCAGGGAGGTGACTTCACCGCCGGAAACGGCACCGGAGGCGAGTCGATCTACGGCGCCAAGTTCGCCGACGAGAACTTCGTCAAGAAGCACACCGGCCCCGGCATCCTCTCCATGGCGAATGCCGGCCCCGGCACCAACGGATCTCAGTTCTTCGTCTGTACTGCTAAGACCGAGTGGCTCGACGGCAAGCACGTCGTGTTCGGCCAGGTCGTCGAGGGTCTTGATGTCGTCAAGAACATCGAGAAGGTCGGATCTAGCTCTGGAAGGACCGCCAAGCCTGTTGTGGTCGCTGACTGTGGCCAGCTCTCTTAG